In a single window of the Bacteroides acidifaciens genome:
- a CDS encoding glycoside hydrolase family 43 protein: MNMKKYITLLVLLFIGVLTGYCQQSAYLFVYFIGNKMSEEAIRMAVSLDGYNYKALNGNQPILDSRVISSTGGVRDPHILRCEDGKTFYMVVTDMVSGNGWNSNRAMVLLKSKDLVHWTSNIINIQKKYPAQENLKRVWAPQTVYDKEAGKYMVYWSMKHGNGADIIYYAYANKDFTDLEGEPKPLFLPKNGKSCIDGDIIYKDGLYHLFYKTEGDGNGIKKATTTSLTSGQWTESDDYKQQTKEAVEGAGIFPLIGSDKYILMYDVYMKGKYQFTESIDLENFKVIDHAVSMDFHPRHGTVTPITGKELNCLYKAYGKPEGL; encoded by the coding sequence ATGAATATGAAGAAATATATCACCCTCTTGGTACTCCTTTTTATAGGAGTGCTAACCGGCTATTGCCAGCAATCCGCCTACCTGTTTGTTTACTTCATCGGAAATAAGATGAGCGAAGAAGCCATTCGAATGGCTGTCAGCCTTGACGGATATAATTATAAAGCTCTGAATGGCAACCAACCGATACTTGATTCCCGTGTGATAAGCTCTACGGGCGGAGTACGCGACCCTCATATCCTGCGTTGTGAGGATGGCAAGACATTCTATATGGTGGTTACCGACATGGTATCCGGGAACGGATGGAATTCCAACCGTGCCATGGTATTATTAAAATCGAAAGACCTGGTGCACTGGACATCCAATATTATAAATATTCAGAAGAAATATCCTGCTCAGGAAAACCTGAAACGTGTATGGGCTCCCCAAACCGTCTATGACAAGGAAGCCGGAAAGTATATGGTATATTGGTCAATGAAACATGGCAATGGCGCAGATATTATTTATTATGCATATGCCAATAAGGACTTTACCGACCTCGAAGGCGAACCGAAACCCTTGTTTCTGCCGAAGAACGGAAAATCATGTATCGACGGAGACATTATCTACAAAGACGGGCTTTATCACCTGTTCTATAAGACGGAAGGGGATGGCAATGGAATCAAAAAAGCGACTACCACCTCTCTGACTTCCGGACAATGGACGGAATCGGATGATTATAAACAGCAGACGAAAGAAGCTGTGGAAGGTGCAGGCATCTTCCCGCTGATAGGTTCGGACAAATATATTCTGATGTACGATGTATACATGAAAGGCAAGTATCAGTTTACGGAAAGTATCGACCTGGAGAACTTTAAAGTGATAGACCATGCCGTCAGCATGGATTTCCATCCCCGTCACGGCACCGTGACACCTATCACCGGAAAGGAACTGAACTGCCTGTACAAGGCCTATGGAAAACCGGAAGGCCTATAA